The following coding sequences are from one Lolium rigidum isolate FL_2022 chromosome 6, APGP_CSIRO_Lrig_0.1, whole genome shotgun sequence window:
- the LOC124665197 gene encoding profilin-5-like: MSWQVYVDEHLLCDIEGQRLTAAAILGHDGSVWAQSDNFPQVKPEEITGIMNDFDEPGSLAPTGLYIGGAKYMVIQGEPGVIIRGKKGPAGVTIKKTNLSLVIGLYEEPMTHGQCSIVVERLADYLLEQSF, translated from the exons ATGTCGTGGCAGGTGTACGTGGACGAGCACCTGCTCTGCGACATCGAGGGCCAgcgcctcaccgccgccgccatcctcgGCCACGACGGCTCCGTCTGGGCGCAGTCCGATAACTTCCCCCAG GTCAAGCCTGAAGAAATCACTGGAATAATGAATGACTTCGATGAACCAGGATCTTTGGCACCAACTGGATTATACATTGGTGGTGCAAAATACATGGTTATCCAGGGTGAACCTGGAGTTATCATCCGGGGCAAAAAG GGACCAGCAGGGGTTACTATCAAGAAGACGAATCTTTCACTCGTCATTGGACTCTACGAGGAGCCAATGACTCATGGACAGTGCAGCATTGTTGTGGAGAGGCTTGCTGATTACCTTCTTGAGCAGAGCTTCTGA